A part of Lacibacter sp. H407 genomic DNA contains:
- a CDS encoding GNAT family N-acetyltransferase, producing the protein MNNQEIIIRVANSGDTHYSETITREMEESAKARGTGIAKRSPEYVANKMNEGKAVIALLKDGTWVGFCYIETWSHGAFVANSGLIVSPAFRKSGVAKQIKERIFKLSRQLFPESKIFGLTTGLAVMKINSDLGYEPVTYSELTQDEEFWAGCKSCVNYDILMSKERKNCMCTAMLYDPKDHYEPEETKQFFEENKKGFERLLRLKEWKFLKAFRRKEDKNGGEAKPKKFFHYFFNF; encoded by the coding sequence ATGAACAATCAGGAAATTATTATACGTGTAGCCAATAGTGGCGATACGCACTATTCCGAAACAATTACACGGGAGATGGAAGAAAGTGCCAAAGCAAGAGGCACCGGTATTGCCAAACGCAGCCCCGAATATGTAGCCAACAAAATGAACGAAGGCAAAGCTGTTATTGCGTTGCTCAAAGATGGTACATGGGTTGGCTTCTGCTACATTGAAACATGGAGCCATGGAGCGTTTGTTGCCAACAGCGGATTGATCGTGTCACCAGCGTTCCGGAAGAGCGGCGTTGCCAAACAGATCAAAGAACGCATCTTCAAACTGTCACGGCAATTATTTCCTGAGTCAAAGATCTTTGGTTTAACAACAGGGTTGGCGGTAATGAAAATTAATTCCGACCTCGGTTACGAACCTGTTACTTACAGTGAGCTTACACAAGACGAGGAGTTTTGGGCCGGCTGCAAAAGCTGTGTCAACTATGATATTCTCATGAGTAAAGAGCGGAAAAACTGTATGTGTACCGCTATGCTTTACGATCCGAAAGATCATTATGAGCCGGAAGAAACAAAACAATTCTTTGAAGAAAATAAAAAAGGATTTGAGCGTTTGCTTCGCTTAAAAGAATGGAAGTTCCTGAAAGCATTTCGCAGGAAAGAAGATAAAAACGGCGGTGAAGCAAAACCAAAAAAATTCTTTCATTATTTCTTTAATTTTTAA
- a CDS encoding GNAT family N-acetyltransferase produces the protein MLSLIKTNSDSSDFRSLVVALDADLQARYGEQQSFFSQFNKLDHIHHVIVAYENNQPVGCGAFKEYELGVAEIKRMFVQQQQRGKGIAGQILAALEQWAKEEGFKTCILETAIKQPEAIRVYEREGYKRIPNYGQYIGVEISLCMQKQL, from the coding sequence ATGCTAAGCCTCATCAAAACAAATTCCGATAGCAGCGATTTCCGTTCATTGGTTGTTGCACTCGATGCCGATTTGCAGGCACGCTATGGCGAACAGCAATCTTTCTTTTCGCAATTCAATAAGCTCGATCATATCCATCATGTAATTGTGGCTTATGAAAATAACCAACCGGTTGGTTGTGGTGCATTTAAAGAATATGAGCTGGGAGTGGCAGAGATCAAACGCATGTTTGTGCAGCAGCAACAAAGGGGCAAAGGTATTGCAGGACAGATTTTAGCTGCACTAGAGCAATGGGCAAAAGAAGAAGGTTTTAAAACCTGTATTCTCGAAACTGCCATCAAGCAACCTGAAGCTATCAGGGTATATGAGCGTGAGGGATATAAACGTATTCCTAACTACGGACAATACATTGGTGTGGAGATCAGTTTGTGTATGCAGAAGCAATTGTAA
- the argC gene encoding N-acetyl-gamma-glutamyl-phosphate reductase — protein MSIRIGIIGGAGYTGGELIRLLINHPSAELSFIHSRSNAGEPVYKVHQDLVGETELKFTGELSNDVDVLFLCLGHGESKKFLAENTIDEKIKVIDLANDFRLANSSTIGNRKFVYGLPELNKEQIKTANNIANPGCFATTLQLGLLPLAKAGLLKDVYTTGITGSTGAGQSLSATSHFSWRANNIQAYKTLTHQHLGEIGESLLQLQPNSDIAVNFVPWRGDFTRGIFISSQLKCEKSLDELNKLYEDFYADAAFTHVIKEAVFLKQVVNTNKCLIQLEKVADMLVVHSAADNLLKGASGQAVQNMNLLFGLDEKAGLNLKANYF, from the coding sequence ATGAGTATCAGAATAGGAATCATTGGTGGAGCAGGTTATACAGGTGGCGAATTGATTCGTTTGTTGATCAATCATCCTTCTGCTGAGTTATCGTTTATTCATAGCAGAAGTAATGCAGGTGAACCTGTTTATAAAGTACACCAGGATCTCGTTGGTGAAACGGAATTAAAGTTCACTGGTGAGTTATCGAACGACGTGGATGTGTTGTTTCTCTGTCTTGGGCATGGCGAATCAAAAAAGTTCTTAGCTGAGAATACAATTGATGAAAAGATCAAAGTAATTGATCTCGCCAACGATTTTCGTTTAGCAAATAGTTCAACAATTGGCAACCGCAAATTTGTTTACGGTTTACCGGAATTGAACAAAGAGCAAATCAAAACCGCAAACAACATTGCGAACCCGGGATGCTTTGCTACTACGCTTCAACTTGGTTTATTGCCATTAGCAAAAGCAGGGTTGCTGAAAGATGTGTACACAACCGGCATCACCGGTAGTACAGGTGCAGGACAAAGTTTGTCTGCTACTTCACACTTCAGCTGGAGAGCAAATAATATCCAGGCCTATAAAACATTAACGCATCAACATCTCGGAGAAATCGGCGAATCATTATTGCAGTTACAACCGAACAGTGATATTGCCGTGAACTTTGTTCCCTGGCGTGGCGATTTCACCAGAGGAATTTTCATCAGCTCACAATTGAAATGTGAAAAGAGTTTGGATGAGCTGAACAAACTCTACGAAGATTTTTATGCAGATGCTGCATTTACACATGTGATTAAAGAAGCTGTTTTCTTAAAACAAGTGGTAAATACAAACAAGTGTCTCATTCAATTAGAGAAAGTTGCTGACATGCTTGTTGTTCATTCAGCAGCGGATAACTTATTAAAAGGAGCAAGCGGACAAGCGGTACAAAACATGAACCTGTTGTTTGGCCTGGATGAGAAAGCAGGATTGAATTTGAAAGCAAATTATTTTTAG
- a CDS encoding WD40/YVTN/BNR-like repeat-containing protein: MKIYLLAILLLFQSPFVSPIADRNKPTLNKTKPGVANIVFKSTDGGQTWKDISEGLPEKLQDDGTQRDGFFANESGFYVRVENGIYQSKPNSTAPFWGKEIFPDKQGSIAACKSGLIAYNNDGQFLQKLNGTNVWLPVYTNFQEKGVRTVFETTGGAVFIGCNNGLFRSTNSGKTWKQVQAGGWAMKLVELNGVLLATSHRGIIRSTDAGENWELVISEGGVGIDVAGIEGGFAAITFNTQSNTRRIRTSYDGGKTWQPIDAGFPEQTLIVPVVRPFSQMNQTDSIWNPNNNTSLPKQAFITSIVQVGENFYCGHPDGIFKTADNGKTWKLILPSIENKVFNLSVSNGVIYAIPRNRGC, translated from the coding sequence GCTAAATAAAACTAAACCCGGTGTTGCAAACATCGTTTTTAAATCTACTGATGGCGGACAAACGTGGAAAGATATCAGCGAAGGGCTACCCGAAAAGTTGCAGGACGATGGTACACAGAGAGATGGTTTTTTTGCAAACGAAAGTGGTTTCTATGTACGTGTTGAAAACGGGATCTATCAGAGTAAACCAAATTCCACTGCTCCTTTTTGGGGAAAAGAGATTTTCCCTGACAAACAGGGCAGCATTGCTGCTTGTAAGAGTGGGCTAATTGCCTATAATAACGATGGCCAATTTTTACAAAAATTAAACGGAACAAATGTGTGGTTGCCTGTGTACACGAATTTTCAAGAGAAAGGGGTACGCACCGTTTTTGAAACTACCGGAGGTGCCGTTTTTATTGGCTGCAACAACGGCCTTTTCAGATCTACGAACAGTGGAAAAACCTGGAAACAAGTGCAGGCTGGTGGCTGGGCAATGAAATTGGTTGAGTTAAACGGTGTACTGCTGGCAACCAGCCACCGAGGGATCATCAGATCGACCGATGCCGGCGAAAACTGGGAGTTGGTGATAAGCGAGGGCGGTGTGGGTATCGATGTAGCAGGCATCGAAGGCGGATTTGCTGCTATTACGTTCAATACACAATCGAATACAAGAAGAATCCGAACATCGTACGACGGCGGTAAAACCTGGCAGCCAATTGATGCCGGCTTTCCGGAGCAAACCTTGATTGTTCCGGTAGTGAGGCCCTTTTCTCAAATGAATCAAACTGATTCAATTTGGAATCCGAATAACAATACCAGTCTTCCGAAGCAAGCCTTTATCACTTCCATTGTGCAGGTTGGTGAAAATTTCTATTGTGGTCATCCAGACGGTATTTTCAAAACAGCAGACAACGGGAAAACATGGAAACTGATACTTCCTTCTATTGAAAACAAGGTTTTTAATTTATCTGTTTCAAACGGTGTGATCTATGCAATACCGAGGAATAGAGGATGTTGA
- the argG gene encoding argininosuccinate synthase, with protein MANKKIVLGFSGGLDTTYCAKYLSDDKGYEIHSVIVNTGGFSEDELKKIEAHAYNLGVKSHTTVDAVKGYYERIIKFLVFGNCLKNNTYPLSVSAERLSQALHIAEHAKKLNADAVAHGSTGAGNDQVRFDMIFHIMIPGVEIITPIRDMKLSREEEISYLKSKGVEMNFEKAAYSINKGLWGTSIGGKETLNSKGMLPEEAWPTQVSKTGSEEVKLHFEKGELKAVNDQQFDHPVDAINHLQSIAGAYGIARDIHVGDTIIGIKGRVGFEAAAPMVILKAHHALEKHVLTKWQLQWKDTLAQFYGNWMHEGQILDPVMRDVEAYFISSQQNVTGDVFVQLMPYRFQVIGIDSKYDLMSSKFGKYGEMNTGFTGDDVRGFSKIFGNQTSIWTSVQEENKK; from the coding sequence ATGGCAAACAAAAAAATTGTACTCGGCTTTAGTGGTGGATTGGATACTACTTACTGCGCCAAATATCTCAGCGATGATAAAGGTTATGAAATTCATTCGGTGATTGTGAACACCGGCGGCTTCAGTGAAGACGAATTAAAAAAGATCGAAGCGCATGCTTATAATCTTGGTGTAAAATCGCATACAACGGTTGATGCAGTAAAAGGTTACTACGAACGCATCATTAAGTTCCTGGTATTCGGGAACTGTTTAAAGAATAATACATACCCGTTAAGTGTAAGTGCAGAGCGCTTAAGTCAGGCATTGCATATTGCTGAACATGCAAAGAAATTAAATGCTGATGCAGTGGCACACGGCAGCACCGGTGCGGGTAATGACCAGGTGCGTTTTGATATGATCTTCCACATCATGATTCCCGGTGTTGAGATCATCACTCCCATTCGTGATATGAAGCTGAGCCGTGAGGAAGAAATTTCTTACCTCAAGAGCAAGGGAGTAGAAATGAATTTTGAAAAAGCAGCTTATTCAATTAATAAAGGACTTTGGGGAACAAGCATTGGCGGAAAAGAAACCCTCAACAGTAAAGGCATGTTACCTGAGGAAGCATGGCCAACGCAGGTAAGTAAAACCGGAAGCGAAGAAGTAAAACTTCATTTTGAAAAAGGTGAATTGAAAGCAGTGAATGATCAACAATTCGATCACCCGGTTGATGCCATCAATCATTTACAATCTATTGCTGGTGCGTATGGTATTGCAAGAGACATTCATGTGGGTGATACTATCATTGGTATTAAAGGTCGTGTGGGTTTTGAAGCAGCTGCTCCAATGGTGATCCTGAAAGCGCATCATGCATTAGAAAAGCATGTGCTCACCAAATGGCAGTTGCAATGGAAAGATACATTGGCTCAGTTCTACGGCAACTGGATGCACGAAGGACAGATCCTTGATCCTGTGATGCGTGATGTTGAAGCATACTTCATAAGCAGTCAGCAAAATGTAACAGGTGATGTGTTTGTACAATTGATGCCTTATCGTTTCCAGGTAATTGGTATCGACAGCAAATACGATCTCATGAGCAGCAAGTTTGGTAAGTATGGTGAAATGAACACCGGCTTTACCGGTGATGATGTGAGAGGCTTTTCAAAAATATTCGGCAATCAAACTTCTATCTGGACTTCAGTTCAGGAAGAAAATAAAAAATAA
- a CDS encoding LemA family protein: MALLIILGALVLLVLWIIGMYNGMVKAKITIDNAWSDISVFLKKRFDLIPNLVNTVKGYAAHESQTLEKVVQARNAAVSVAPGDVAGMAAANQQLGGALRGLLAIAESYPDLKANAQFLELQTALQNIETDLGNSRRYYNATVRDFNTSIQQFPGVLVANAFSFKARDFFELENKEEAKNVEVKF, translated from the coding sequence ATGGCACTACTGATCATTCTTGGCGCATTGGTTTTACTTGTTCTCTGGATCATTGGCATGTACAACGGAATGGTAAAAGCAAAAATAACAATTGACAATGCCTGGAGTGATATCAGTGTGTTTCTGAAAAAGCGCTTCGACCTCATTCCTAATCTGGTGAACACAGTGAAAGGGTATGCAGCACATGAAAGTCAGACATTGGAAAAAGTAGTGCAGGCACGTAATGCAGCAGTTTCTGTTGCTCCCGGCGATGTGGCAGGTATGGCAGCAGCCAACCAGCAATTAGGTGGTGCGTTAAGAGGGTTACTGGCCATTGCTGAAAGCTATCCCGATCTGAAAGCAAATGCACAGTTTCTCGAACTGCAAACAGCATTGCAGAATATTGAAACCGATCTTGGTAACTCACGCCGTTATTATAATGCGACCGTAAGGGATTTTAATACATCGATCCAGCAATTCCCCGGTGTTCTTGTTGCCAATGCTTTTTCCTTTAAAGCACGTGATTTCTTTGAACTGGAAAATAAAGAGGAAGCAAAAAATGTGGAAGTAAAATTTTAA
- a CDS encoding DinB family protein, with protein sequence MLTDTLATIFQRDLTKLYSEIEQYKSEEKLWITERSIANSAGNLCLHLAGNLKTYIGAELGGFAYTRNRDLEFSLNGVPKAELLSMVAETRTIVDETLRRLPANTLQEEYPMLVFAEKTSTEYFLVHLAAHLSYHLGQINYHRRLLDVQK encoded by the coding sequence ATGCTTACAGATACACTTGCAACCATCTTTCAAAGAGATCTCACAAAACTTTATTCCGAAATAGAACAATACAAAAGCGAAGAGAAGCTTTGGATAACAGAACGATCCATTGCTAATTCAGCCGGTAATCTTTGTCTGCATTTAGCAGGTAATCTTAAAACGTATATTGGTGCTGAGCTTGGTGGTTTTGCTTACACACGAAACCGTGATCTTGAATTTTCTTTGAATGGTGTACCAAAAGCAGAATTGCTTTCAATGGTTGCTGAAACAAGAACGATTGTTGATGAAACATTACGCAGGCTTCCGGCAAATACATTACAGGAAGAATATCCAATGTTGGTATTTGCTGAAAAAACATCCACTGAATATTTTCTTGTACATCTGGCTGCGCATTTAAGTTATCATCTCGGGCAAATTAATTATCACAGGCGATTACTTGACGTGCAGAAATGA
- a CDS encoding DUF2207 domain-containing protein has protein sequence MKKNIASLLISLVITLAVNAQEAFTIEHYHVAVTVNKDASVDITETINVNFTESRHGIIRKIPYKYALVPLPAGTQKADRQLESNGFAKIIIEDINVWGHDYSVSNSGNYKEIKIGSKDSYVEGQQQYIIHYRFLNAVNFFKDHSELYLNIIGDQWDTRIDSATFSIELYDALAASPAFFVATGSTGSQENNTVSTWSGNKLFTGGTTIPLQSNQGLTVGIAFPDQFLIKQNYLLRGLHWLLLPLLVFGLMFWVWRKWGKDASLPITTQYYPPDNISPSVAGYIIDDGLDKRDLTALIPYWGAGGYLQVKETEKKVLLGLIKYSEYEFIKLKELPPTVLSFEKTLFNGIFASGKKVQLESLKNVLYTTMNQAKRQLEAEVDKTAYYEAYSRGLVYFFIFIGVALFGLSIFLFIINWGNPFWFPVAIATSSIILMSFGVFMSKKTPKGNALYQQLAGFKEFIQKVDKDRLALFLKEDEHYFDKVLPFAIVFDVADNWKDKLQGLDVPPPTWYVGNFHGFNTHLFLNSLNDSMNQMSDSFYSTPSSSGSSGGSFSSGGGGFSGGGFGGGGGSSW, from the coding sequence TTGAAAAAAAATATTGCATCACTCCTTATTTCTCTGGTGATCACGCTTGCTGTGAATGCACAGGAAGCATTTACCATTGAGCATTATCATGTAGCTGTAACTGTAAACAAAGATGCATCCGTCGATATAACTGAAACGATCAATGTAAACTTTACAGAAAGCCGTCATGGTATTATCCGAAAGATACCTTATAAATATGCACTGGTGCCATTACCCGCTGGTACACAAAAAGCCGACAGGCAGTTGGAATCGAACGGCTTTGCTAAAATCATCATAGAAGATATTAATGTGTGGGGACATGATTACTCAGTAAGCAACAGCGGCAATTACAAGGAAATAAAAATCGGTTCAAAAGATAGTTATGTTGAAGGTCAACAACAATACATCATCCATTACAGATTTTTGAATGCTGTTAATTTTTTTAAAGATCATTCCGAACTTTATCTGAATATTATTGGCGACCAATGGGATACCCGTATCGATTCCGCTACGTTCTCTATTGAATTGTATGATGCATTGGCGGCCAGTCCTGCGTTTTTTGTTGCAACAGGCAGCACCGGTTCACAGGAAAACAATACTGTTTCAACATGGTCGGGGAATAAATTGTTTACCGGTGGCACAACAATCCCACTGCAATCAAATCAAGGACTTACTGTTGGCATTGCATTTCCTGATCAGTTTTTGATCAAACAAAACTATCTGTTGCGTGGCCTTCATTGGCTGCTCTTGCCTCTCCTTGTTTTCGGGCTCATGTTTTGGGTTTGGAGAAAATGGGGGAAAGATGCATCGCTTCCCATTACCACACAATATTATCCGCCTGATAATATAAGCCCGAGTGTTGCCGGATATATTATTGATGATGGATTAGATAAAAGAGACCTTACTGCATTGATTCCATATTGGGGTGCAGGTGGATATTTACAAGTAAAAGAAACAGAAAAGAAAGTATTGCTGGGGCTTATCAAATATTCTGAATACGAATTCATCAAATTAAAAGAGCTGCCTCCAACAGTTCTTTCATTCGAAAAAACATTATTCAATGGAATATTTGCATCCGGCAAAAAAGTACAACTGGAAAGTCTTAAAAATGTATTGTACACAACCATGAATCAGGCCAAGCGGCAATTGGAAGCTGAGGTTGACAAAACTGCTTACTATGAAGCCTATTCCAGAGGTTTGGTTTACTTCTTTATTTTTATTGGGGTTGCTTTGTTTGGTCTCAGCATTTTTCTTTTCATTATTAACTGGGGTAACCCTTTTTGGTTCCCCGTGGCAATAGCAACCAGTAGTATCATACTCATGAGTTTTGGTGTATTCATGTCGAAGAAAACACCAAAAGGAAATGCACTTTACCAACAGTTAGCCGGCTTTAAAGAGTTTATACAAAAGGTAGATAAAGATCGTCTTGCACTGTTCTTAAAAGAGGATGAACATTATTTTGATAAGGTTTTACCTTTTGCCATCGTGTTTGATGTGGCTGATAACTGGAAAGATAAACTGCAGGGGTTGGATGTGCCACCACCTACATGGTATGTTGGCAATTTTCATGGCTTTAATACGCATCTGTTCTTAAACAGTCTCAATGATTCTATGAATCAAATGAGCGATAGCTTTTACAGCACACCCAGCAGCAGTGGAAGCAGTGGCGGCAGCTTTAGCAGCGGTGGCGGCGGTTTCTCCGGTGGGGGTTTTGGCGGCGGTGGCGGAAGCAGTTGGTAA
- a CDS encoding S41 family peptidase, giving the protein MRKNQAPFHVLLTICSAIFSLSTIAQGTLLLRQPSVSKQQIVFVHGDDLWVVAREGGDARRLTSAVGAENNPRISADGKWVAFTGQYDGNTDVYLVSIDGGAPKRLTWHPTPDLVQGWSNDNKIIFTSDRMGYPTANTKFYTVATTGGTPEPMILPFGFVGSMSDDGSMMAYQPHRFWDPEWRNYRGGQAQPIWIFNMKTQETTKTFQGDRERHTAPVWDNGILYFLSEQDYANNVWSYNPKTKAQKQLTFHKDYDVKNLSASNGVLIYEQGARLHSYDIATGKTKPLTINASGDLNWGRARWNTISGAQLTNASLSPTGKRALFEHRGEIFSVPKENGDWRNISRTTSAADRYPAWSADGQKIAWFSDASGEYQLMVGAQDGSGTPKAYPIPNKKFYYYPSWSPDGKYIAFTDTDYNLWNLDLASGKATLVATDRLAHPNRTLHPVWSPDSKWIAYVQIMENQYKAVKVYNVDDNKSTAITDGLSDAISPQWDESGKYLYFLASTDYALSTGWLDMSSYNYPVTRALYMAVLSKETSNPFEPKSDEEPTKPGEEKPVLTTKNTGDTVKPVVTKPTGVRVKIDFDGIDQRIISVNIPVRDYQDLVAGPDGHVFIAEAIANENGLVLHRYSVKDRKAIEFLRGISFASSSFDRKNLLYSSGPSWFIVNTTAAAPRPGDGRLSTDGMRVYVDPAKEAEQIFKEGWRYQRDFLYVNNTHGAPWDKVYDWYQPWLKHVKHRSDLNYIIDILGGEIAVGHSYTSGGDFPQVPTIPVGLLGANYTIDKGFFKITKIFTGENWNPELRSPLSGPGMNVKEGEYLVEVDGRPLTADMNLYSLFEGTANRQIKIRVNNKPSTEGARSITVVPVANEAGLRSRAWVEGNRRKVNELSGGKLAYVYVPNTGNPGYTSFNRYYFAQQDKQGAVIDERNNGGGSAADYMIDVMGRKLQGYFNNRVEGHKVSTTPMAGIFGPKVMIINENAGSGGDLLPYMFRKSKLGPLVGTRTWGGLVGTWDTPPFIDGGRMVAPRGGFFDTDGKWAVEGEGIAPDIEVFYDPKALIEGRDPQLERAVQEALKLLKTEGVELKKEPAAPIRYKRPS; this is encoded by the coding sequence ATGAGAAAAAATCAAGCTCCTTTTCATGTGCTGTTAACTATCTGCAGTGCCATCTTTTCCCTTTCAACAATAGCACAAGGCACTTTGTTGCTGCGTCAGCCATCCGTGAGCAAACAACAGATTGTATTTGTACATGGCGATGATCTCTGGGTGGTAGCCCGTGAAGGTGGTGATGCACGACGGTTAACAAGCGCCGTGGGTGCAGAAAATAATCCACGCATCAGTGCCGATGGAAAATGGGTGGCCTTTACCGGGCAATATGATGGTAATACCGATGTGTACCTGGTATCTATTGATGGTGGCGCACCAAAACGTCTTACCTGGCATCCGACACCCGATCTTGTTCAGGGCTGGTCAAATGATAACAAGATCATTTTCACTTCCGACAGAATGGGTTACCCAACTGCCAATACAAAATTTTATACCGTTGCAACAACAGGTGGTACACCGGAGCCAATGATCCTGCCGTTTGGTTTTGTTGGCAGCATGAGTGACGATGGAAGTATGATGGCGTATCAACCGCATCGCTTTTGGGATCCTGAATGGAGAAACTATCGTGGCGGACAGGCACAACCCATCTGGATCTTCAACATGAAAACACAGGAGACAACAAAAACATTTCAGGGTGATCGGGAACGACACACTGCACCTGTTTGGGACAATGGAATTTTATATTTTTTGAGTGAACAGGACTATGCAAACAATGTATGGTCGTACAACCCAAAAACAAAAGCGCAGAAGCAACTCACCTTTCATAAAGATTATGATGTAAAAAATTTATCGGCCAGCAATGGTGTTTTGATTTATGAGCAAGGTGCACGTTTGCACAGTTATGATATTGCAACAGGTAAAACAAAACCGTTAACCATCAATGCAAGCGGTGATCTTAACTGGGGACGTGCAAGATGGAATACTATTTCAGGTGCACAACTTACAAATGCAAGTCTTTCACCAACGGGTAAAAGAGCGTTGTTCGAACATCGTGGTGAAATTTTTTCTGTACCAAAAGAAAATGGTGATTGGAGAAATATTTCCCGCACTACGTCTGCTGCTGACCGTTATCCTGCATGGTCAGCTGATGGACAAAAGATCGCCTGGTTCTCTGATGCAAGTGGTGAATACCAGTTAATGGTTGGTGCACAGGATGGATCGGGAACGCCAAAAGCATATCCCATCCCCAATAAAAAATTCTATTACTATCCATCATGGTCGCCCGATGGAAAATACATTGCATTTACTGATACAGATTATAATCTCTGGAACTTAGATCTTGCCAGTGGTAAAGCAACATTGGTAGCTACCGATCGGCTCGCTCATCCCAATAGGACATTGCATCCTGTATGGAGTCCGGATAGTAAGTGGATCGCTTATGTGCAGATCATGGAGAACCAATACAAAGCGGTAAAAGTGTATAATGTTGATGACAATAAAAGCACCGCCATCACTGATGGTTTGAGTGATGCTATCAGTCCGCAATGGGATGAAAGCGGAAAATATTTATACTTTTTGGCGAGTACCGATTATGCATTAAGTACCGGTTGGTTAGATATGAGCAGTTACAATTATCCGGTTACACGTGCATTGTACATGGCTGTTCTTTCAAAAGAAACATCAAATCCATTTGAACCGAAGAGTGATGAAGAGCCAACAAAGCCGGGCGAAGAAAAACCTGTACTCACAACTAAAAATACCGGTGATACGGTAAAGCCTGTTGTAACAAAACCAACCGGCGTAAGAGTGAAGATTGATTTTGATGGTATTGATCAACGCATCATTTCAGTAAACATTCCGGTACGTGATTATCAGGATCTCGTTGCAGGACCAGATGGACATGTGTTTATTGCAGAAGCAATCGCCAATGAAAATGGACTGGTATTGCATCGTTACAGCGTTAAAGACCGAAAAGCAATTGAATTCCTGCGAGGCATTTCATTTGCATCTTCCAGCTTCGATCGAAAAAATCTGTTGTACAGCAGTGGCCCATCATGGTTTATTGTGAATACAACGGCTGCTGCACCAAGGCCTGGTGATGGTCGTTTGTCTACTGATGGCATGCGAGTGTATGTTGATCCTGCAAAAGAAGCAGAACAAATCTTTAAAGAAGGCTGGCGCTATCAACGTGATTTTTTATACGTCAACAATACACATGGTGCACCATGGGATAAAGTATATGACTGGTATCAACCGTGGTTGAAACATGTAAAGCATCGTTCTGATCTCAATTACATTATTGATATTCTTGGTGGCGAAATCGCCGTTGGTCACTCGTACACATCAGGTGGTGATTTTCCACAAGTGCCAACCATTCCTGTTGGATTGCTGGGTGCGAACTATACAATCGACAAAGGTTTCTTTAAGATCACAAAAATATTTACCGGCGAAAACTGGAATCCTGAATTGCGTTCGCCGTTAAGTGGTCCGGGTATGAATGTAAAAGAAGGTGAGTATTTAGTTGAAGTTGATGGACGGCCGTTAACTGCTGATATGAATTTGTATAGTTTGTTTGAAGGCACTGCTAACCGACAAATTAAAATTCGTGTCAACAATAAACCATCAACAGAAGGAGCAAGATCGATCACCGTTGTGCCAGTTGCAAATGAAGCAGGATTGCGTTCAAGGGCATGGGTAGAAGGCAACAGAAGAAAAGTAAATGAACTATCTGGCGGTAAGCTTGCATATGTGTATGTGCCTAACACAGGCAACCCCGGTTATACTTCTTTCAACCGCTATTATTTTGCACAGCAGGATAAACAAGGTGCCGTAATTGATGAACGCAATAACGGTGGTGGATCCGCTGCAGATTATATGATCGATGTAATGGGAAGAAAACTGCAAGGCTATTTCAACAACCGTGTTGAAGGTCACAAGGTATCTACAACTCCAATGGCAGGTATCTTTGGTCCAAAGGTGATGATCATTAATGAAAATGCAGGATCGGGTGGTGATCTGTTACCTTATATGTTCCGTAAAAGTAAACTCGGTCCGTTAGTGGGCACACGTACCTGGGGTGGCTTGGTTGGCACATGGGATACACCACCATTTATTGATGGTGGAAGAATGGTGGCACCACGTGGTGGCTTCTTTGATACCGATGGTAAATGGGCAGTGGAAGGAGAAGGGATTGCTCCTGATATTGAAGTGTTCTATGATCCAAAAGCATTGATCGAAGGAAGAGATCCACAACTTGAACGTGCTGTACAGGAAGCATTGAAATTATTAAAGACAGAAGGAGTCGAATTGAAAAAAGAACCTGCAGCGCCGATACGTTACAAACGACCATCGTAG